A genomic window from bacterium includes:
- a CDS encoding chemotaxis protein CheW, translating to MISQANIEILVFKSGEYTLGLEGEEVIEVINSPKISLPGKECVFLEGETSFREENVPVVALYKKWRSPFAGKNRSVIFVSIEDNIFGILVDSVEDVFEMRLSELNKFPDFIKYASGIDFIWSIAKKGGELIPILDLDKILNKHEKEIIIKYRRNINE from the coding sequence ATGATCTCACAAGCTAATATTGAAATATTGGTATTTAAATCGGGAGAATACACCTTAGGATTGGAAGGGGAAGAAGTAATCGAGGTGATCAATTCCCCAAAGATTTCTCTCCCGGGAAAGGAATGTGTTTTTCTGGAGGGAGAGACATCTTTCAGGGAAGAAAATGTGCCGGTTGTTGCTCTCTATAAGAAGTGGAGATCGCCTTTTGCCGGGAAAAACAGGAGTGTAATATTTGTAAGTATTGAAGATAATATATTTGGGATTTTAGTTGATTCTGTGGAAGACGTGTTTGAAATGCGTTTAAGCGAGCTAAATAAATTTCCGGATTTTATTAAATACGCGTCTGGCATTGATTTTATCTGGTCTATAGCAAAAAAAGGCGGGGAACTGATTCCTATACTGGATTTGGATAAAATTTTGAATAAACATGAAAAAGAAATAATAATAAAATATAGGAGGAATATAAATGAGTGA
- a CDS encoding methyl-accepting chemotaxis protein: MSEKNDTNNKWSRINIKFILTIGIVLIIGGGIMMTYTLISETRQYNKQVEEKIRLANEVIFTGVYQIMATGETGIRDYIDNLKKIRLVSNLRVLKSDKLGKQYGITDEEKPKNDDEIKALKGEHVKSTYSINNDRFYTEITPIKYEEGCLKCHEGKLNDVSAALLITVSLKESDKEIKKRQFILGLIFIICVVSILLILYYYIQWFVVNPINTLASISNIISDTGDLTRKIEIKSRDEIGHMASIFNDMVQSLRNLVSHIQAAGLKISTVSAQLVATAEQQSSGATEEAASVSEISATVEELSATTSQIAENANEVIKITEQTLKGAEVGKKAVLDTISAMDDIKNKARETTGKIVALGEHTQKIGEIIDIIDDIANQTKLLSLNAAIEAAKAGEYGKGFAVVAVEIRQLAESVVKSTSKIKTFITEIQSSSNASVMATEQSMKGIENGVSLTRKAGEILGEILNIARQTVDSANQIGIAIQQQKVATEQVAISMKEVASVAKQSAAGSKESTASASELNSLATELKNEINKFKIKENK; the protein is encoded by the coding sequence ATGAGTGAGAAAAATGATACAAATAATAAGTGGTCGCGGATAAATATTAAGTTTATATTGACCATTGGAATCGTTCTTATTATAGGCGGGGGTATAATGATGACTTACACCCTTATATCTGAAACCCGCCAATATAACAAACAGGTGGAGGAAAAAATCCGGTTGGCCAATGAAGTAATATTCACGGGGGTGTATCAGATTATGGCTACAGGCGAAACAGGCATCAGAGATTACATTGACAATTTAAAAAAAATAAGATTAGTCTCGAATCTCAGGGTGTTAAAATCCGACAAATTAGGAAAACAATATGGCATAACAGATGAGGAAAAACCAAAGAATGATGACGAGATAAAAGCACTTAAGGGTGAACACGTAAAGTCAACTTATTCAATAAATAACGACAGGTTTTACACGGAAATAACACCCATAAAATATGAGGAGGGCTGTTTGAAATGCCACGAGGGAAAACTAAATGATGTATCTGCCGCGTTGTTGATTACTGTTTCTCTTAAAGAGAGCGATAAAGAAATAAAGAAAAGGCAATTTATCCTGGGCCTTATTTTTATTATCTGTGTCGTATCGATTTTATTGATTCTTTATTATTATATCCAGTGGTTTGTTGTAAACCCGATAAATACCTTGGCCTCAATTTCAAATATAATTTCCGACACGGGAGATTTAACAAGGAAAATTGAGATTAAATCCCGCGATGAAATCGGGCATATGGCCAGTATTTTTAACGATATGGTCCAAAGCCTTAGAAATTTGGTATCTCATATACAGGCCGCCGGCCTTAAAATAAGCACTGTTTCCGCGCAGCTTGTGGCTACCGCCGAGCAGCAATCCAGCGGGGCAACTGAAGAGGCCGCGTCAGTCAGCGAAATTTCAGCTACGGTTGAGGAACTATCCGCGACTACAAGCCAGATAGCGGAAAACGCGAATGAAGTTATTAAAATTACCGAGCAGACTTTAAAGGGCGCGGAGGTTGGTAAAAAGGCGGTTCTGGATACAATCTCAGCGATGGACGATATTAAAAATAAGGCCCGTGAGACAACGGGGAAGATAGTCGCGTTAGGCGAACATACGCAAAAAATCGGAGAGATAATTGATATTATCGATGATATTGCCAACCAAACCAAGCTGTTATCACTGAATGCGGCTATTGAAGCTGCCAAAGCGGGAGAATACGGCAAGGGTTTTGCCGTAGTGGCTGTTGAAATAAGGCAGCTCGCGGAAAGCGTGGTTAAATCCACAAGCAAAATAAAGACCTTTATTACGGAAATACAGTCTTCTTCAAATGCTTCCGTTATGGCCACGGAACAGAGCATGAAAGGCATTGAAAACGGCGTTTCTCTTACCCGCAAAGCGGGGGAAATTTTAGGAGAAATATTGAATATAGCGAGGCAGACAGTGGACTCGGCGAACCAGATAGGGATCGCGATTCAACAGCAGAAAGTAGCGACCGAACAAGTCGCCATTTCAATGAAAGAAGTCGCGAGCGTGGCAAAGCAGTCAGCCGCGGGATCCAAAGAATCGACCGCGTCAGCGAGTGAATTGAACAGCCTGGCTACAGAATTGAAAAATGAAATCAATAAGTTTAAGATTAAAGAAAATAAGTAG